Proteins from one Catenuloplanes atrovinosus genomic window:
- a CDS encoding DUF4232 domain-containing protein, which produces MRRPLRGIVSAAVLCAVAACTSPSPAPREAPAGPAPAESAGGTVTGAPGDACTGEDITAEATVQKAGVALLTITNTSAAPCRLTGWPKLGLLAADGSALTVPVREVPQPGPATPADVAPGQSAYAGFRWTSCDKSATDCAVATTLTVAPEGGGAPVTATFTGVAGGTQTVDELPLSALTVGTLQPSPQGVVAW; this is translated from the coding sequence ATGAGGCGTCCATTGCGGGGCATCGTGTCGGCCGCGGTGCTGTGTGCGGTCGCCGCGTGCACGTCGCCGTCGCCGGCACCGAGGGAGGCCCCGGCCGGGCCGGCCCCGGCCGAGTCGGCGGGCGGGACCGTGACCGGTGCGCCCGGTGACGCCTGCACCGGCGAGGACATCACGGCGGAGGCGACCGTGCAGAAGGCGGGGGTCGCGCTGCTCACGATCACGAACACCTCCGCGGCGCCGTGCCGGCTCACCGGCTGGCCCAAGCTCGGCCTGCTGGCGGCGGACGGCAGCGCGCTGACCGTGCCCGTGCGGGAGGTGCCGCAGCCCGGCCCGGCCACGCCGGCCGACGTCGCCCCGGGTCAGAGCGCGTACGCCGGCTTCAGGTGGACGAGCTGCGACAAGAGCGCCACGGACTGCGCGGTCGCGACCACGCTCACCGTCGCGCCGGAGGGCGGCGGTGCGCCGGTCACGGCCACGTTCACCGGGGTGGCGGGCGGCACGCAGACCGTCGACGAGCTGCCGTTGTCCGCGCTCACGGTCGGCACGCTCCAGCCCTCCCCGCAGGGGGTCGTCGCCTGGTGA
- the pflB gene encoding formate C-acetyltransferase, with the protein MTAQVAVRPRAAEPWRGFTGGDWRRAIDVAAFIRDNYTPYEGDHHFLAGPTVRTIGVWSRLRAMFPVERERGIYDVDASTPSTITSHRPGYIDRDAELIVGLQTDAPLRRAIMPNGGLRMVENGLQAYGYVLDPAVRETFGRYRKTHNDAVFDAYPEAVLRARRSHIITGLPDAYGRGRIIGDYRRVALYGVDRLIDDRQRVKRSLDHARSTEHVIRDREELAEQIRALRELKEMAASYGYDVSGPATNGREAIQWLYFAYLAATKEQNGAAMSLGRTATFVDVYLQRDLTEGTLTEMDAQELVDDFVIKLRIIRFLRTPEYDALFSGDPTWVTESLGGLGGDGRPLVTRTSFRYLQTLYNLGPAPEPNLTVLWSRALPEGFKRFCAQVSLDTSAIQYENDDALRREYGEDTAIACCVSGMRVGKQMQFFGARANVAKALLYAINGGRDEITGDQVAPASPPLTGDVLEFGEVVSAYERTLDWLAETYVDALNVIHAMHDRYAYERLEMALHDYPVHRFLATGIAGLSVAVDSLSAIRYATVRVIRDETGLAVDYEIDGEYPSFGNNDDRVDAMATWLVEEFMARIRRQPAYRGAEPTMSVLTITSNVVYGKHTGNTPDGRRAGEPFAPGANPMNGRDRHGLVAAALSVAKLPYASARDGISLTCTVTPDGLGHTREDRITDLAGVLDGYTELGGFHMNVNVLDRATLEDAMAHPEKYPQLTVRVSGYAVNFVRLTREQQRDVISRTFHESL; encoded by the coding sequence ATGACGGCACAGGTGGCGGTACGGCCGCGGGCGGCGGAGCCCTGGCGAGGTTTCACCGGCGGCGACTGGCGCCGGGCGATCGACGTGGCCGCGTTCATCCGGGACAACTACACGCCGTACGAGGGTGACCACCACTTCCTCGCCGGCCCGACGGTCCGCACGATCGGCGTCTGGTCGCGGCTGCGGGCGATGTTCCCGGTGGAGCGCGAGCGCGGCATCTACGACGTGGACGCGAGCACGCCGTCCACCATCACGAGTCACCGGCCCGGCTACATCGACCGGGACGCCGAGCTGATCGTCGGGTTGCAGACGGACGCGCCGCTGCGCCGGGCGATCATGCCGAACGGCGGCCTGCGGATGGTGGAGAACGGGCTCCAGGCCTACGGGTACGTGCTGGACCCGGCCGTCCGGGAGACGTTCGGCAGGTACCGCAAGACGCACAACGACGCGGTGTTCGACGCGTACCCGGAGGCGGTCCTGAGGGCCCGGCGGTCGCACATCATCACCGGCCTGCCGGACGCCTACGGCCGCGGCCGGATCATCGGCGACTATCGGCGGGTGGCGCTCTACGGCGTGGACCGGCTGATCGACGACCGGCAGCGGGTCAAGCGCTCGCTGGACCACGCCCGGTCCACCGAGCACGTGATCAGGGACCGCGAGGAACTGGCCGAGCAGATCCGCGCGCTGCGCGAGCTGAAGGAGATGGCCGCCTCGTACGGCTACGACGTCTCGGGGCCGGCCACGAACGGCCGCGAGGCGATCCAGTGGCTGTACTTCGCGTACCTGGCCGCGACCAAGGAGCAGAACGGCGCCGCGATGTCGCTGGGCCGCACCGCCACGTTCGTCGACGTCTACCTCCAGCGCGACCTGACCGAGGGCACGCTCACCGAGATGGACGCGCAGGAACTGGTCGACGACTTCGTGATCAAGCTGCGGATCATCCGGTTCCTGCGCACGCCGGAGTATGACGCGCTGTTCTCCGGCGACCCGACCTGGGTGACGGAGAGCCTCGGCGGCCTCGGCGGGGACGGGCGCCCGCTGGTGACCCGGACCAGCTTCCGCTACCTCCAGACGCTCTACAACCTGGGCCCGGCGCCGGAGCCGAACCTGACCGTGCTCTGGTCCCGCGCGCTGCCCGAGGGCTTCAAGCGGTTCTGCGCGCAGGTGTCGCTGGACACCAGCGCGATCCAGTACGAGAACGACGACGCGCTGCGCCGCGAATACGGCGAGGACACCGCGATCGCCTGCTGCGTCTCCGGCATGCGGGTCGGCAAGCAGATGCAGTTCTTCGGCGCCCGGGCGAACGTGGCGAAGGCGCTGCTCTACGCGATCAACGGCGGCCGGGACGAGATCACCGGCGACCAGGTCGCGCCGGCGTCCCCGCCGCTGACCGGCGACGTGCTCGAGTTCGGCGAGGTGGTCTCCGCGTACGAGCGGACGCTGGATTGGCTGGCCGAGACCTATGTGGACGCCCTCAACGTCATCCACGCCATGCACGACCGGTACGCGTACGAGCGGCTGGAGATGGCGCTGCACGACTATCCCGTGCACCGCTTCCTGGCGACCGGCATCGCCGGCCTGAGCGTGGCCGTGGACAGCCTCTCCGCCATCCGGTACGCCACGGTCCGGGTGATCCGCGACGAGACCGGCCTGGCCGTCGACTACGAGATCGACGGTGAGTATCCGAGCTTCGGCAACAACGACGACCGGGTCGACGCGATGGCGACGTGGCTGGTGGAGGAGTTCATGGCCCGGATCCGGCGGCAGCCGGCGTACCGGGGCGCGGAGCCGACCATGAGCGTGCTGACCATCACGTCGAACGTGGTCTACGGCAAGCACACCGGCAACACGCCGGACGGCCGCCGCGCCGGTGAGCCGTTCGCGCCGGGCGCCAACCCGATGAACGGCCGGGACCGGCACGGCCTGGTGGCCGCCGCGCTCTCGGTGGCGAAGCTGCCCTACGCCTCGGCCCGCGACGGCATCTCGCTGACCTGCACGGTCACGCCGGACGGCCTCGGGCACACGCGCGAGGACCGGATCACCGACCTGGCCGGCGTGCTGGACGGGTACACCGAACTCGGCGGCTTCCACATGAACGTCAACGTGCTCGACCGCGCCACGCTGGAGGACGCGATGGCGCACCCGGAGAAGTACCCGCAGCTCACCGTGCGGGTGTCCGGGTACGCGGTGAACTTCGTGCGGCTGACGCGAGAGCAGCAGCGCGACGTCATCTCGCGCACGTTCCACGAGTCGCTGTGA
- a CDS encoding SAM-dependent methyltransferase, producing the protein MTDEPVVDGDDVRADVPHTARIWNYWLGGKDNFAADRQVGDRVREIFPVVIELARADREFLGRAVRYLTAEAGIRQFLDIGTGLPTQDNTHEVAQQLAPESRIVYVDNDPLVLAHARALLTSSPAGSTAYLHADLRDPDAILRRAAETLDFARPVAIMLLGIMHFIGDDDELQRIIDRLLEAVPSGSYVAVANTTTAVNGATTAEAVRVWNIDAQPKLKLRTPERIAAFFPGLEVIEPGWVSCSRWRPEPLADGGLPVEVDQWCGVLRKP; encoded by the coding sequence ATGACTGACGAACCCGTCGTGGACGGTGACGACGTCCGCGCCGACGTGCCGCACACGGCGCGCATCTGGAACTACTGGCTCGGCGGCAAGGACAACTTCGCGGCGGACCGGCAGGTCGGCGATCGGGTGCGGGAGATCTTCCCGGTGGTGATCGAGCTGGCGCGGGCGGACCGGGAGTTCCTCGGCAGGGCGGTGCGCTACCTGACCGCCGAGGCGGGCATCCGCCAGTTCCTGGACATCGGCACCGGGCTGCCGACCCAGGACAACACGCACGAGGTCGCCCAGCAGCTCGCCCCGGAGAGCCGGATCGTCTACGTCGACAACGACCCGCTGGTGCTGGCGCACGCGCGCGCCCTGCTGACCAGTTCGCCGGCGGGGTCCACCGCCTACCTGCACGCGGACCTGCGCGATCCGGACGCGATCCTGCGCCGGGCGGCGGAGACGCTCGACTTCGCCCGGCCGGTGGCGATCATGCTGCTCGGCATCATGCACTTCATCGGCGACGACGACGAGTTGCAGCGGATCATCGACCGGCTGCTGGAGGCGGTGCCGTCCGGCAGCTACGTGGCGGTCGCGAACACCACCACCGCGGTCAACGGCGCGACGACCGCGGAGGCGGTACGGGTCTGGAACATCGACGCGCAGCCGAAGCTGAAACTGCGTACGCCGGAACGGATCGCGGCGTTCTTCCCGGGCCTGGAGGTGATCGAGCCGGGCTGGGTGTCGTGCTCGCGCTGGCGGCCGGAGCCGCTGGCCGACGGCGGCCTGCCGGTCGAGGTCGACCAGTGGTGCGGGGTGCTCCGCAAGCCGTAG
- a CDS encoding SAM-dependent methyltransferase, giving the protein MATLGDALRLPAGSTVLDLACGKGELLCTWARDHGVTGTGVDLSTAFLADARARAADLGVADRVGFVHGDAGRYVADEPVDLVACVGATWIAGDTPGTVRLMERSVRPGGMLLVGDVFWRVDPPREAVEAIFGDLRGVDCLSLPGAVERFHELGYDVVELVAADERGWDRYVAASWLSMRRWLDANPDDELAPEIRAELTRSQSQHVRWQRPYLGWAMFALMRR; this is encoded by the coding sequence TTGGCGACGCTGGGGGACGCGCTGCGGCTGCCGGCGGGCAGCACGGTCCTGGATCTGGCCTGCGGCAAGGGTGAGCTGCTGTGCACCTGGGCGCGGGACCACGGCGTGACCGGCACCGGCGTGGACCTCAGCACCGCGTTCCTGGCCGACGCCCGCGCGCGGGCGGCCGACCTGGGTGTCGCGGACCGGGTCGGGTTCGTGCACGGCGACGCCGGGCGGTACGTCGCGGACGAGCCGGTGGACCTGGTGGCGTGCGTCGGCGCGACCTGGATCGCCGGGGACACGCCGGGCACGGTGCGGCTGATGGAGCGCAGCGTGCGGCCGGGCGGGATGCTGCTGGTCGGCGACGTCTTCTGGCGGGTGGATCCGCCGCGCGAGGCGGTCGAGGCGATCTTCGGCGATCTGCGGGGCGTCGACTGTCTGTCGCTGCCGGGGGCCGTGGAGCGGTTCCACGAGCTGGGGTACGACGTGGTCGAGCTGGTCGCGGCGGACGAGCGCGGCTGGGACCGCTACGTGGCGGCCAGCTGGCTCAGCATGCGGCGGTGGCTGGACGCGAACCCGGACGACGAGCTGGCGCCGGAGATCCGGGCCGAGCTGACCCGGTCGCAATCGCAGCACGTGCGCTGGCAGCGGCCGTACCTCGGCTGGGCGATGTTCGCGCTGATGCGCCGGTAG
- a CDS encoding HAD family hydrolase: MTIRALILDFDGLLMDTETTLLESWRWEWRRHGLELDPAGFFADHGGDANEERYATLATAVGAGYDRALSHRLRQEYRRRLNDALAPAAGVVSWLDRAGELGLRLAVASSSPVSHVGALLGRAGLRDRFEVLATGDEVAAHKPDPAVYRLALDRLRVAPGEALAFEDTAHGVAAARAAGLRCVAVPNPHADPARFTAADLLLSSAADLTLDAVLEKIRDA; encoded by the coding sequence GTGACGATCCGGGCGCTGATCCTCGACTTCGACGGCCTGCTGATGGACACCGAGACCACGCTGCTGGAGAGCTGGCGGTGGGAGTGGCGGCGGCACGGCCTGGAGCTGGACCCGGCCGGGTTCTTCGCCGACCACGGCGGCGACGCGAACGAGGAGCGCTACGCCACGCTGGCCACCGCGGTCGGCGCCGGCTACGACCGCGCGCTCAGCCACCGGCTGCGGCAGGAGTACCGGCGCCGGCTCAACGACGCGCTCGCCCCGGCCGCGGGCGTGGTGAGCTGGCTGGACCGGGCAGGTGAGCTGGGGTTACGGCTCGCGGTGGCGAGCAGCTCGCCGGTGTCGCACGTGGGCGCGCTGCTCGGTCGCGCCGGCCTGCGCGACCGCTTCGAGGTGCTGGCGACCGGCGACGAGGTGGCCGCGCACAAGCCCGACCCCGCGGTCTACCGGCTGGCGCTGGACCGGCTGCGCGTAGCGCCGGGCGAGGCGCTGGCGTTCGAGGACACCGCGCACGGCGTGGCGGCGGCCCGGGCCGCGGGGCTGCGCTGCGTGGCCGTGCCGAACCCGCACGCCGACCCGGCCCGGTTCACCGCCGCGGACCTGCTGCTGTCCAGCGCCGCGGACCTGACGCTCGACGCGGTGCTGGAGAAGATCCGGGACGCCTGA
- a CDS encoding histidine phosphatase family protein: MTGRFVHLVRHGEAAGGALTETGRRQAAAVGARMASLPIAALHHGPLPRAAETARIVASHLPGVPVRESEVCGDYIPPVGDPAALPRVFRDFLAEVTEEEYAHGAALARAALATFARPSETETHDLIVTHAFTVGWFLRDALGAPEPRWLGQNASNCALTTILYRPGRPPALVAFNEASHLVI, from the coding sequence ATGACAGGCCGTTTCGTGCACCTGGTCCGGCACGGCGAGGCGGCCGGCGGCGCGTTGACCGAGACCGGCCGCCGCCAGGCCGCGGCCGTCGGTGCCCGGATGGCCTCGCTGCCCATCGCGGCGCTGCACCACGGCCCGCTGCCGCGCGCGGCCGAGACGGCCCGGATCGTGGCGTCGCACCTGCCGGGCGTACCGGTGCGGGAGTCGGAGGTCTGTGGCGACTACATCCCGCCGGTCGGCGACCCGGCCGCGCTGCCGCGCGTCTTCCGGGACTTCCTGGCCGAGGTGACCGAGGAGGAGTACGCGCACGGCGCGGCGCTGGCCCGGGCGGCGCTGGCCACGTTCGCGCGGCCGTCGGAGACGGAGACGCACGACCTGATCGTCACGCACGCGTTCACGGTCGGCTGGTTCCTCCGGGACGCGCTGGGCGCGCCGGAGCCGCGCTGGCTCGGTCAGAACGCGTCCAACTGCGCGCTGACCACGATCCTCTACCGGCCCGGCCGGCCGCCCGCGCTGGTCGCGTTCAACGAGGCCAGCCATCTTGTGATCTAG
- the pflA gene encoding pyruvate formate-lyase-activating protein — protein sequence MTLQGAVHSFDTSIGVDGPGTRFVAFLAGCPLRCRYCHSPDTWYRRSGTPMTVDELMAEVSRYERFIKISGGGVTLSGGEPLHQPRFAEAFLRACKARGLHTALDTSGFLGDRAPDTLLDAVDLVLLDIKSWDPATYRRVTGTGEIAPTLRFGRRLATLGKPVWVRFVLVPGLTDDIDNVRGIAGYVAGLPSVERVEVLPFHRLGQHKYEAIGLDFPLRDTLPPSPDAVEAARDAFRAHGLTVT from the coding sequence GTGACGCTCCAGGGGGCCGTCCACTCGTTCGACACGTCGATCGGCGTGGACGGCCCGGGCACCCGCTTCGTGGCGTTCCTGGCCGGATGCCCGCTCCGCTGCCGCTACTGCCACTCCCCCGACACCTGGTACCGGCGCAGCGGCACGCCGATGACCGTCGACGAGCTGATGGCCGAGGTGAGCCGCTACGAGCGGTTCATCAAGATCAGCGGTGGCGGCGTCACCCTCAGCGGCGGCGAGCCGCTGCACCAGCCCCGCTTCGCGGAGGCGTTCCTGCGCGCCTGCAAGGCCCGCGGCCTGCACACCGCGCTGGACACCTCCGGCTTCCTCGGCGACCGCGCCCCGGACACCCTGCTGGACGCGGTCGACCTGGTGCTGCTGGACATCAAGTCCTGGGACCCGGCCACCTACCGCCGGGTCACCGGCACCGGCGAGATCGCGCCGACGCTCCGCTTCGGCCGCCGGCTCGCCACGCTCGGCAAACCCGTGTGGGTACGTTTCGTGCTGGTCCCCGGCCTCACCGACGACATCGACAACGTGCGCGGCATCGCCGGCTACGTCGCCGGGCTACCCTCCGTCGAACGCGTCGAGGTGCTCCCCTTCCACCGCCTCGGCCAGCACAAGTACGAGGCGATCGGCCTGGATTTCCCGCTGCGCGACACCCTGCCGCCGTCCCCCGACGCGGTCGAGGCGGCCCGCGACGCCTTCCGCGCCCACGGCCTCACCGTCACCTGA
- a CDS encoding methyltransferase has protein sequence MEQVSPERIVANVLHLMTPERCVRLLGRLRDVVRPGGRLLLVDWWRDPVSPHRDSVNGASEFLMFSGGDTYEVSEVAEWLTDTGWRLLEVREVLPPTGLVIAEPVR, from the coding sequence ATGGAGCAGGTGTCCCCGGAGCGGATCGTAGCGAACGTGCTGCACCTGATGACGCCGGAGCGGTGCGTGAGGCTGCTGGGCCGGCTGCGCGACGTCGTGCGGCCGGGCGGGCGGCTGCTGCTGGTCGACTGGTGGCGGGACCCGGTCTCGCCGCATCGGGACAGCGTCAATGGCGCCTCCGAGTTCCTGATGTTCAGCGGCGGCGACACGTACGAGGTGAGCGAGGTGGCCGAGTGGCTGACCGACACCGGCTGGCGGCTGCTGGAGGTGCGGGAGGTGCTGCCGCCGACCGGCCTGGTGATCGCGGAACCGGTCAGGTGA
- the argG gene encoding argininosuccinate synthase — MSKVLTSLPAGERVGIAFSGGLDTSVAVAWMRERGAVPCTYTADIGQYDEPDIASVPGRAGQYGAEIARLVDCRAALVEEGLAALACGAFHIRTGGRAYFNTTPLGRAVTGTMLVRAMLDDGVQIWGDGSTFKGNDIERFYRYGLLANPSLRIYKPWLDAAFVDELGGRHEMSEWLQARDLPYRHSTEKAYSTDANIWGATHEAKSLEHLDVGLELVEPIMGVKFWDPSVEILPEDVTVRFEQGRPVAINGKTFANDVDLVLEANAIGGRHGLGMSDQIENRIIEAKSRGIYEAPGMALLHIVYERLVNAIHNEDTLATYHIEGRKLGRLLYEGRWLDPQALMSRESLQRWVGAAVTGEVTLRLRRGEDYSIIDTSGPAFSYHPDKLSMERTENAAFGPLDRIGQLTMRNLDIADSRARLEQYARIGIVGGTQAIAAQPSTTTLIGAMPAGGAEAIAASPVPPAEDQFLDAAAMESGTD, encoded by the coding sequence GTGTCCAAGGTGCTTACGTCATTGCCCGCCGGCGAACGCGTCGGTATCGCCTTCTCCGGTGGTCTCGACACCTCCGTAGCGGTCGCGTGGATGCGCGAGAGGGGTGCGGTGCCCTGCACGTACACCGCCGACATCGGTCAGTACGACGAGCCCGACATCGCGTCCGTGCCCGGCCGTGCCGGGCAGTACGGTGCGGAGATCGCCCGGCTGGTCGACTGCCGCGCCGCGCTGGTCGAGGAGGGCCTGGCCGCGCTCGCGTGCGGCGCGTTCCACATCCGCACCGGCGGCCGGGCGTACTTCAACACCACGCCGCTGGGCCGCGCCGTGACCGGCACCATGCTGGTCCGCGCCATGCTCGACGACGGCGTGCAGATCTGGGGCGACGGGTCGACGTTCAAGGGCAACGACATCGAGCGCTTCTACCGGTACGGGTTGCTGGCCAACCCGTCGCTGCGGATCTACAAGCCGTGGCTGGACGCGGCGTTCGTCGACGAGCTCGGCGGCCGGCACGAGATGTCCGAGTGGCTCCAGGCGCGCGACCTGCCGTACCGGCACAGCACCGAGAAGGCGTACTCCACCGACGCGAACATCTGGGGCGCCACGCACGAGGCCAAGTCGCTGGAGCACCTGGACGTCGGCCTGGAACTGGTCGAGCCGATCATGGGCGTCAAGTTCTGGGACCCGTCCGTGGAGATCCTGCCGGAGGACGTGACGGTCCGCTTCGAGCAGGGCCGGCCGGTCGCGATCAACGGCAAGACCTTCGCGAACGATGTGGACCTGGTGCTGGAGGCGAACGCGATCGGCGGTCGCCACGGGCTCGGCATGAGCGACCAGATCGAGAACCGGATCATCGAGGCGAAGAGCCGCGGCATCTACGAGGCGCCCGGCATGGCGCTGCTGCACATCGTCTACGAGCGGCTGGTCAACGCGATCCACAACGAGGACACGCTGGCCACGTACCACATCGAGGGCCGCAAGCTGGGCCGGCTGCTCTACGAGGGCCGCTGGCTGGACCCGCAGGCGCTGATGAGCCGCGAGTCGCTGCAGCGCTGGGTCGGCGCCGCGGTCACCGGCGAGGTCACGCTGCGGCTGCGGCGCGGCGAGGACTACTCGATCATCGACACGTCCGGTCCGGCGTTCAGCTACCACCCGGACAAGCTCTCCATGGAGCGCACCGAGAACGCCGCGTTCGGCCCGCTGGACCGCATCGGTCAGCTCACCATGCGCAACCTCGACATCGCGGACTCGCGCGCCCGGCTCGAGCAGTACGCGCGGATCGGCATCGTCGGCGGCACCCAGGCGATCGCGGCCCAGCCGTCCACCACCACGCTGATCGGCGCCATGCCGGCCGGCGGCGCCGAGGCGATCGCGGCCAGCCCGGTCCCGCCCGCCGAGGACCAGTTCCTCGACGCCGCGGCCATGGAGTCCGGCACCGACTGA